In the genome of bacterium SCSIO 12827, the window GGCGCAGGGCCCGGAATGGTTTTCGATCAAGGCCGCCAGCGCCTGTGCTGCGCCGCCGTCATGATCCGTTAGGCGCCGGATGAGCCGCTCGAAGGCATGGGCGCCGGGGGCGTCACCGTCCATCAGGCTAAACATGCCGTCCGTGAACAGGACAAGGGCCCCGCCCCGGGGAATGTCCTAGCGCCGTAATTCGTAGGGAAAGGCGCCGCTGGTGCCGACAGGAAGGCCCTTGCCCAGGCCGGGCGCAGGATCGCCGCCGTCAGCAGGAAACGCGACAGGATGGGGCACCCCGGCGGCCGCATAGTCGAAGCGCCGGGCCGCGATATCGACGACGCCGTACAGCATGGCGGCATATTCGCCCGTCGGCAGAGCCTGTTTCAGGATTTCGTCGAGCCTGCGAAGCACAGTATCAGGCTGACCGTCACATGCCGCCACAAGCGCCTGCAGACGAATCGCATTAACGCCTGCGACGGGGCCATGCCCGGTCATGTCCGCGATGAACAGGGCGAGGCGCCCATCGGCCAGCATCCGCCCGCCCCAGATGTCCCCGTTGACGCCGCTGCAGGCGGTCGACCAGACCGCGAAACGCACACCGGCCCCACCGCCAAGCACCGCGGGATCGGGCAACAGGGATTTCTGGTAGCGGGACAAAGCCGGGGACAGGCGAACACCCGCGTCGCTGCCGATCTCCATACTGGCAGGCAGGATGACCGCCCGCGCCGCGGCTTCGACCAGATCAGGGTCCTCCGGCAGGGTGAGCGGCGGTGTGTCGACATCGCCATGGTGGAGGGTGACCGCCCCTGCCCCGGACGCCGAGATCGTCAATGTCGCCTCAGGCAGCGTGGCGGCGCCGTCATTTGTCACCACGCGCCAATCCCCGACTGCGCGCAATCTGTCTGCGACCCCGTCCGGCACCGGTCCCACCACCGCGATGGCAGGCCGCGGCGCGGCGGTTCCGGTCACCCCCGGCGCCGGCTTGTTCCGCACCATCACCTCGACGATATTTCCGGCCCCCATATAGGCCATCGCTTCGAACGCCATTTTCCGGGCCATCGCGATGCCGCGACCATGGGTATCGAACGCCCGCTCCAGGGTCAGGTCGACATAGGAATGCCAATCGAACCCCTTGCCTTCATCGGTGATTCGGAAACGTGTCTGCGTGGTGGTTCGGGTCACCTCCACCGTAACCCGCCGGTCCTTGTAGGGGGCTTCGCGCAGGCGTGCGTCGATGACCGCATCCCAACGCCCCTCGGCCATCAGGGACGATTTGTTTTTGTAATCCAATTCAAGATTGCCGTGCTCGACCGCGTTTATCATCAGTTCCGACAACCCCATGGCGACGGCTGGTGGGCGCTCGAAACCGCCGGCCAATAGAACGGCCAGGGAATCGGCTTCCTTGGGCGTCATGAAGACAAAGCGGCCTTCGGCCAGCAACCTGATCGCGCCGGATCGTTTGGCCAGTTCCTGTTGCAGGCGCTGTTGGCGGGCAAAATTGTCGGCCGCCCCACGCACGACGGAAACCAAAACGTCAACGTCATAGGGTTTAGTCAGGTAGTAATAGACCCCCGCCTCGATGCCATCGACGATTTCGGCCTCAAGGTCCATGGCCGTCTGCATGATCACCGGAATGGCCTTCAGATCCGGATCGCCCTTGATCTTGGAGAGCACTTCCATGCCATCCATTTCAGGCATTTTCCGGTCAAGGAGAATGGCGTCGTACTGCGCTTCGCCGCCGGACAGCATGGCCCAGGCCTCGGCGCCGTCAGCGGCCTCGTCGATCACGAAGCCCTCGGGCTCCAGACAATACCTCAGGGTCTGACGATTGAAGTCCTCGTCATCGACGATCAGAACCCGGACATTCGGCATGCCGGTTTCCCCGCTGAATCAATATGGATCAGGGCTTGAACGTGAACAGGGTATCGAAACAGGCAAGGTCGAGGACTTCCTTGACGCTGCCGGTCATGCCGGAAAGCGTGATTGTCCGGCCTTTTTCCTGGGCCGCTTCGCGCAGGATCAAAAGGAC includes:
- a CDS encoding response regulator, producing MPNVRVLIVDDEDFNRQTLRYCLEPEGFVIDEAADGAEAWAMLSGGEAQYDAILLDRKMPEMDGMEVLSKIKGDPDLKAIPVIMQTAMDLEAEIVDGIEAGVYYYLTKPYDVDVLVSVVRGAADNFARQQRLQQELAKRSGAIRLLAEGRFVFMTPKEADSLAVLLAGGFERPPAVAMGLSELMINAVEHGNLELDYKNKSSLMAEGRWDAVIDARLREAPYKDRRVTVEVTRTTTQTRFRITDEGKGFDWHSYVDLTLERAFDTHGRGIAMARKMAFEAMAYMGAGNIVEVMVRNKPAPGVTGTAAPRPAIAVVGPVPDGVADRLRAVGDWRVVTNDGAATLPEATLTISASGAGAVTLHHGDVDTPPLTLPEDPDLVEAAARAVILPASMEIGSDAGVRLSPALSRYQKSLLPDPAVLGGGAGVRFAVWSTACSGVNGDIWGGRMLADGRLALFIADMTGHGPVAGVNAIRLQALVAACDGQPDTVLRRLDEILKQALPTGEYAAMLYGVVDIAARRFDYAAAGVPHPVAFPADGGDPAPGLGKGLPVGTSGAFPYELRR